The Arachis hypogaea cultivar Tifrunner chromosome 14, arahy.Tifrunner.gnm2.J5K5, whole genome shotgun sequence genome has a segment encoding these proteins:
- the LOC112744600 gene encoding PI-PLC X domain-containing protein At5g67130 codes for MGSLLCLLMVILPSLFYNVSAACSNGTCRLLDECSSDKDCGSGLYCFSCPFGFTGSRCVRSSITNQFKLINNSLPFNKYAFLTTHNSYAIEGEPSHTGVPRVTVTNQEDNVTQQLNNGVRALMLDTYDFKGDVWLCHSFGGNCYDFTAFEPAIDTLKEIEAFLSANPSEIVTIILEDYVHTPNGLTKVFTDAGLMKYWFPLSRMPKNGGDWPLVSDMVSKNQRLLVFTSIKSKEQSEGIAYQWNYMVENQYGDGGMKNGSCPNRAESSPLNDKSKSLVLVNYFQTTPIKLITCKENSGALIGMLRTCYGDSGNRWANFVAVDFYKRSEGGGSFQAVDTLNGKLLCGCDDVHACQAGSTSQACSST; via the exons atggGTTCTCTTCTCTGCTTGCTTATGGTTATTCTCCCATCATTGTTTTACAATGTTTCAGCTGCTTGTTCTAATGGAACTTGCAGG CTACTTGATGAGTGTTCATCTGATAAAGATTGTGGAAGTGGACTGTATTGTTTCTCATGTCCATTTGGGTTCACAGGCTCAAGGTGTGTCAGATCATCAATCACTAATCAATTCAAGCTCATA AACAATTCTCTACCGTTCAACAAATATGCATTTTTGACAACACACAATTCATATGCAATCGAAGGGGAGCCATCTCACACAGGCGTGCCACGTGTCACAGTCACCAACCAAGAAGACAATGTTACACAACAACTTAAT AATGGAGTTAGAGCACTAATGCTGGATACATATGATTTTAAAGGGGATGTTTGGTTATGCCATTCATTTGGAGGCAATTGCTATGACTTCACAGCTTTT GAACCTGCTATAGACACACTGAAGGAAATTGAAGCTTTTCTTTCAGCAAATCCATCAGAAATTGTCACAATTATCTTGGAAGATTATGTTCATACCCCAAATGGTTTGACAAAGGTTTTCACTGATGCTGGACTAATGAAGTATTGGTTCCCCCTAAGTAGAATGCCCAAGAATGGTGGAGATTGGCCTCTTGTTAGTGACATGGTTTCCAAAAACCAAAGATTACTAGTCTTCACTTCTATCAAGTCTAAGGAACAAAGTGAAGGCATTGCATACCAGTGGAATTACATGGTTGAAAATCAAT ATGGAGATGGTGGAATGAAAAATGGAAGCTGTCCAAACAGGGCAGAGTCATCTCCTCTTAATGACAAAAGCAAATCATTGGTGTTGGTAAACTATTTCCAAACTACTCCAATTAAGCTAATCACATGTAAAGAGAACTCTGGAGCACTAATTGGTATGCTAAGAACTTGTTATGGTGATTCTGGTAACCGTTGGGCTAATTTTGTTGCTGTTGATTTCTACAAG AGAAGTGAGGGAGGAGGTTCTTTTCAAGCAGTGGACACTCTCAATGGGAAGCTATTGTGTGGATGTGATGATGTTCATGCATGTCAG GCTGGATCAACTTCACAAGCTTGTTCATCAACATAG
- the LOC112744601 gene encoding receptor-like protein kinase ANXUR2 — translation MGIMLDKYLSFCHSEHVSSSKKLYPSIIEELCPQFSLEDLRKSTNNFDANHLTEISAYNRVYKCCIKHNGASDFTVALKRLNRETDLWKFKKEIEFHFQLHHPNLVSLIGFCNHKDEKILVYEHMSNGSLYDYLCSKNIEDLSWKKLLEICIGAAKGLHYLHTGTKCPIFHCDMKPHNILLDKNMVPKLSHLGFSLQGPPLNSKPKPVKVDMVMGSAGYIAPEHVLTRIFTDKCDVYSFGMVLIEVVSTTYKHTIFDKIIMLESSSDFSLDPFDLMNPFVDISEMLERFSVDEIIDPILMRKIAPECLAVFIDVTKRCLSREANERPNIGEVEVELELALALQEEADDRNHGGGW, via the exons ATGGGGATAATGCTTGATAAGTATTTGAGTTTCTGCCATTCAGAGCATGTAAGTTCATCTAAGAAGCTGTATCCATCAATAATTGAAGAGCTATGCCCACAGTTCTCTCTTGAAGATCTTAGGAAATCAACCAACAACTTTGATGCAAACCATTTAACTGAAATATCAGCATATAATAGAGTATACAAATGTTGTATCAAACATAATGGTGCAAGTGATTTCACAGTGGCATTGAAGAGGTTGAATCGCGAAACCGACCTATGGAAGTTCAAGAAGGAAATCGAATTCCACTTCCAACTTCACCATCCAAATTTAGTCTCCCTTATAGGATTCTGCAACCACAAAGATGAGAAGATTCTTGTGTACGAACACATGTCCAATGGCTCTCTCTATGATTACCTATGTTCCAAGAATATAGAAGATTTGTCATGGAAGAAATTGTTAGAAATATGCATTGGAGCAGCAAAAGGACTACACTATCTTCACACAGGAACCAAGTGCCCCATCTTTCACTGTGACATGAAACCTCATAACATTCTTTTGGACAAAAACATGGTACCTAAACTCTCACATCTTGGATTTTCCTTGCAGGGGCCACCTTTGAATTCAAAACCAAAACCAGTAAAAGTTGACATGGTTATGG GTTCAGCTGGTTACATAGCACCTGAGCAtgtcctaaccagaatcttcacaGATAAATGTGATGTTTATTCATTTGGTATGGTCCTAATAGAAGTTGTATCCACTACTTACAAGCACACCATCTTTGACAAAATCATCATGTTGGAGAGCTCATCAGATTTCTCTCTCGATCCATTTGATTTAATGAATCCATTCGTGGATATATCTGAAATGTTGGAGAGATTCTCAGTTGATGAGATTATTGATCCAATTCTGATGAGAAAGATAGCACCAGAATGTTTGGCAGTATTCATAGATGTCACAAAAAGATGCTTGAGCAGAGAAGCAAATGAAAGACCAAATATAGGTGAAGTAGAGGTTGAACTGGAGCTAGCACTAGCACTGCAAGAGGAGGCCGATGACCGGAATCATGGTGGTGGCTGGTGA